A stretch of Lactuca sativa cultivar Salinas chromosome 6, Lsat_Salinas_v11, whole genome shotgun sequence DNA encodes these proteins:
- the LOC111889963 gene encoding AUGMIN subunit 8 has translation MHSLSVSFQSDSFSMPTSKKEKPPPQALYDRTLKSSSNVALKPSRKYTPKRKRSPLKGKNVIDQSENSKPLESLHSKLVEQHRWPSKTSSKSNLLGKSTTDPAKVLSSFSDKGKLEYDNLLRMSNLVS, from the coding sequence ATGCATAGTCTAAGTGTTTCTTTCCAATCTGATTCATTTTCCATGCCCACTAGTAAGAAAGAGAAGCCACCTCCTCAAGCTCTTTATGATCGAACCCTAAAGTCATCATCAAATGTAGCACTTAAACCTTCTAGAAAGTATACTCCTAAGAGGAAAAGAAGTCCACTCAAGGGTAAAAATGTCATCGATCAATCAGAAAATTCCAAACCTTTAGAGAGTTTACATTCTAAACTAGTGGAACAACATCGGTGGCCTAGCAAAACAAGTTCTAAATCTAATCTTTTAGGAAAATCTACAACCGATCCTGCGAAAGTATTATCGTCATTTTCCGATAAAGGAAAGTTGGAATATGACAATCTACTAAGAATGTCGAATCTTGTTTCTTAA
- the LOC111890057 gene encoding TATA-box-binding protein, with the protein MADQVFKGSQPVHLIKHPSGVVPTIRNIVSIVNLDYKLDLKTIALQARNAEYNPKRFAPLIMRIREPKTTTLIFVSGKIVCTGAKSEQQSKLAARKYARIIQKLGFPAKFMDFKIQNIVGSCNVKFPIRLEGLANSHGAFSRYEPEIFPGLVYRMNQPKIVLLIFVSGKIVLTGSKVIEEMYTAFENIYHVLIEFRKNQQ; encoded by the exons ATGGCAGATCAAGTGTTTAAAGGTAGCCAACCGGTTCATCTCATCAAACACCCATCTGGAGTTGTTCCAACTATTCG AAACATAGTGTCTATTGTCAATCTGGACTATAAATTGGATTTGAAAACTATAGCATTACAGGCTCGAAATGCAGAATACAACCCAAAG CGTTTTGCTCCTCTTATTATGAGGATAAGAGAACCTAAAACTACAACACTAATCTTTGTGTCTGGGAAAATT GTTTGTACAGGAGCCAAGAGTGAACAACAATCAAAATTAGCAGCACGAAAG TATGCTCGAATTATACAAAAACTTGGTTTCCCAGCAAAATTTATG GATTTCAAGATCCAGAATATAGTTGGATCATGTAATGTGAAATTTCCAATTAGACTCGAAGGACTTGCAAACTCTCATGGTGCTTTCTCAAGG TATGAGCCGGAAATATTCCCTGGATTGGTTTATCGTATGAATCAACCTAAAATTGTGTTGCTCATTTTTGTTTCCGGGAAAATTGTTCTTACTGGATCAAAG GTAATAGAAGAGATGTACACTGCCTTTGAGAATATATATCATGTGCTAATAGAGTTCAGAAAGAATCAACAATAG